One genomic segment of Acinetobacter oleivorans DR1 includes these proteins:
- a CDS encoding ShlB/FhaC/HecB family hemolysin secretion/activation protein, translating to MLTKKFITSSLILFAGFHQYVYAIEDVSLPSQVLQDQRLKELNQQIQDQLAQQTPYQNTKPLQDFKHLVVEESPCVAVKQISLVPLNDQSESELQQFNFVVKAIKKHPQNVLGKCIGTQSLHNIVNYAQNELLKKGFITSQIVVSPQDLNQGNLNLSVQIGRLNKIIIQEGKISSLQLKTGLPFKAGDIVNLKRLDQGLENLKRVYAVDMQIAPANSQDKELTGYSDLILKLQPLQKVNFNLSVDDSGNQDTGTYMGNIGLGVNNPFHLNDILSLNVSHSLDDFHEDLNRSYFISYQLPVGYYDLGLSYNDYQYKQTVLGANGPLLYHGNSQQANLNLSRVISRSGQHKTSLYGKLYHKESQSFIDDVEINVLHRRTSGWNLGFQHRQYLGNAVLDGSIDYRRGMGVGARTAPEENITNIEGKHLPVEGYSRAPLLSADLRFSTPFLLLEKPAQYRLNWRGQYAPKILVPNDRFYIGGRYSVRGFDGELMLSGDNGQYVQQEISLNAPIPNTQFYMAVDQGWVNGRNSIPGQRYLLGSVLGLRTYQNSFYLDAFTGRGLIAPDSIKKDWVTGFSINLSY from the coding sequence ATGTTAACTAAAAAATTTATAACTTCTTCCCTTATTCTTTTTGCGGGTTTTCACCAATATGTCTATGCGATTGAAGATGTTTCTTTACCGAGCCAGGTGCTTCAAGATCAACGTTTAAAAGAGCTTAACCAGCAAATACAAGACCAGCTTGCCCAGCAAACTCCTTACCAAAACACCAAGCCATTACAGGACTTTAAGCATCTGGTTGTTGAAGAGAGTCCATGTGTGGCGGTTAAACAAATTAGTCTTGTCCCTTTAAATGACCAGTCAGAGTCTGAACTACAGCAATTTAACTTTGTGGTTAAAGCTATAAAAAAACACCCACAGAATGTTTTGGGTAAATGTATTGGAACCCAAAGTTTACATAACATCGTGAACTATGCCCAAAACGAACTTTTAAAAAAGGGTTTTATTACCAGTCAAATTGTCGTGAGTCCGCAAGACTTAAATCAGGGTAATTTAAACCTGAGTGTGCAAATCGGTCGCCTGAATAAAATCATAATTCAGGAAGGGAAAATTTCCTCATTACAGCTTAAGACAGGCTTGCCATTTAAAGCAGGTGACATTGTAAATCTAAAAAGGCTCGATCAGGGGTTGGAAAATCTCAAACGTGTCTATGCGGTAGATATGCAAATTGCCCCTGCAAATAGTCAAGATAAAGAATTAACGGGCTATAGCGATTTAATACTTAAACTTCAGCCACTACAAAAAGTTAATTTTAATTTAAGTGTAGATGATTCGGGTAATCAGGATACTGGTACCTATATGGGAAACATCGGGTTAGGCGTCAATAACCCATTTCATTTAAATGATATTTTATCGTTAAACGTGAGTCACTCATTAGATGACTTTCATGAAGACTTAAACCGAAGTTACTTTATTAGTTATCAATTGCCTGTTGGTTATTATGATTTAGGTCTTAGCTACAATGACTATCAATATAAGCAAACAGTCTTAGGTGCGAATGGTCCACTGCTTTACCATGGTAACAGCCAACAAGCCAACCTGAATTTGTCTCGTGTGATTAGCCGTAGCGGGCAGCATAAAACTAGTCTGTATGGAAAACTTTATCATAAGGAAAGCCAAAGTTTTATTGATGATGTTGAGATTAATGTCTTACACCGTAGAACCTCAGGCTGGAATTTAGGGTTTCAGCATCGTCAATATTTAGGAAATGCAGTATTAGACGGCAGCATCGATTACCGTCGTGGGATGGGGGTAGGTGCCCGAACTGCACCAGAAGAAAATATTACCAATATTGAGGGGAAACATCTTCCTGTTGAAGGTTACTCCCGTGCGCCACTTTTAAGTGCCGATCTGCGTTTTAGCACACCATTCCTTTTGCTCGAAAAACCAGCTCAATATCGCCTTAACTGGCGTGGACAATATGCACCAAAAATTTTAGTACCGAATGACCGCTTTTATATTGGTGGTCGCTATAGCGTGCGTGGTTTTGATGGTGAGCTCATGCTTTCCGGAGATAACGGGCAGTATGTACAGCAAGAAATTAGCTTGAATGCACCAATTCCAAATACCCAGTTTTACATGGCGGTCGATCAGGGCTGGGTTAATGGGCGTAATAGCATACCGGGTCAGCGTTATTTACTCGGGAGTGTTTTAGGGCTACGCACCTATCAAAATAGTTTTTATCTGGATGCCTTTACAGGTCGAGGGCTAATTGCACCTGACAGCATAAAAAAAGACTGGGTTACCGGTTTTAGTATCAACCTTTCTTATTAA
- a CDS encoding amino acid permease, protein MSKNNGKQFLEGDLLGSQHMTEQEEEKLQRSLTNRHIQMIAIGGAIGTGLFMGSGKTLSVSGTSIVLTYLIIGFFFFFVMRAMGELLLANTNFKTFADFATAYLGPWAGFFLGWSYWCNWIITAIADVIVIGGYMQFWYPDLPVWIPAFTSLAVLTILNFVAVRLFGELEFWFSLIKITAIILFILAGIYLIGTGFTSPNGVKASMSHLFETQSMFPYGVTGFLAGFQIAIFAFVGIELVGTTAAETKDPHTSLPKAINSIPLRILLFYVGALVCIIAVTSWAKVSPEKSPFVEMFTLVGLPIAAGLINFVVATSALSSANSGIFATSRMLYGLALDNDAPKSFSKLSKRKVPIRGLVFSMACVTLGTSILFIVPNVMTAFTIISALTSILCIFTFMLIVLSYIYYRKKSPELHIQSKYKMPGGLFMAWMTMLFLVFTIVILALDHDTLIALEFSPVWFIGLFIAYKYKKKKMLQLDILKAQKVDYI, encoded by the coding sequence ATGAGTAAGAATAACGGAAAGCAGTTCCTGGAAGGAGATCTTCTTGGTAGTCAACATATGACTGAACAAGAAGAAGAGAAATTGCAGCGCTCATTAACCAATCGTCATATTCAGATGATCGCAATTGGTGGTGCAATTGGTACAGGATTATTTATGGGTTCCGGGAAAACATTAAGTGTTTCGGGTACTTCAATTGTTTTAACCTATTTAATTATTGGTTTCTTCTTTTTCTTCGTAATGCGAGCAATGGGTGAATTGTTGCTTGCGAACACTAATTTTAAAACCTTCGCCGATTTTGCAACGGCTTATCTTGGTCCGTGGGCGGGTTTTTTCCTTGGTTGGTCGTACTGGTGTAACTGGATTATTACTGCGATTGCCGATGTGATTGTGATCGGAGGGTACATGCAGTTTTGGTATCCCGATTTACCCGTTTGGATTCCTGCATTTACTTCATTGGCCGTCTTAACCATACTCAACTTTGTGGCCGTTCGATTGTTCGGTGAACTTGAGTTTTGGTTCTCACTCATCAAAATTACTGCAATTATTCTGTTTATTTTGGCTGGTATTTATTTAATTGGTACTGGTTTTACTTCTCCAAATGGGGTTAAGGCCTCAATGAGCCATTTGTTCGAAACACAATCAATGTTTCCTTATGGTGTAACAGGTTTCTTAGCTGGCTTCCAAATTGCCATATTTGCGTTTGTGGGTATTGAGCTAGTTGGTACAACTGCTGCTGAAACTAAAGACCCGCATACCTCACTTCCAAAAGCAATTAACTCTATTCCTTTACGTATTTTATTATTCTATGTGGGCGCATTGGTTTGTATTATTGCAGTTACATCTTGGGCTAAGGTTTCACCAGAAAAAAGCCCATTTGTAGAAATGTTTACATTGGTAGGGTTACCAATCGCGGCAGGTTTAATCAACTTTGTTGTTGCCACTTCGGCACTATCTTCGGCAAACAGTGGAATCTTTGCGACCAGCCGTATGTTATATGGCTTAGCTTTAGACAACGATGCACCTAAAAGCTTTAGTAAGCTGTCAAAAAGAAAAGTTCCCATTCGCGGCCTCGTATTTTCAATGGCTTGTGTAACTCTTGGAACATCAATTCTATTCATTGTTCCAAATGTTATGACGGCATTTACGATTATTTCAGCGCTCACTTCAATTTTATGTATTTTTACATTCATGCTGATTGTACTTTCATATATTTATTATCGTAAGAAAAGCCCTGAATTACATATCCAGTCAAAATATAAAATGCCAGGTGGTTTATTTATGGCATGGATGACAATGTTATTTTTAGTCTTTACTATAGTAATTTTAGCTTTAGATCATGACACGTTAATTGCTTTAGAGTTTTCACCAGTATGGTTTATTGGTTTGTTTATTGCCTATAAATATAAAAAGAAAAAGATGTTGCAGCTTGATATTTTAAAAGCACAAAAGGTTGATTATATTTAA
- the astA gene encoding arginine N-succinyltransferase, with product MMIIRYIEPNDVNDLYLLAQKAGFGLTSLQPNMEKLAARIERACKTVAGELSKADQVYLFVLEDTELNKVVGVCGIEVALGLKEPWYNFHVGTQVHASEPLSVYNALPTLYLSNDHTNCSELCTLFLDPDYRLNKNGKFLSKVRFLFLSAFRQYFEETIVAEMRGYSDANGQSPFWNAVGHKFFNIEFTKADYLSGVGQKAFIAELMPRHPLYVDMLPDDAKAAIGIVHPNTRPAYNLLLEEGLRYKGYVDIFDGGATLQADIENLRAIKESQSVTVQIEQPQNIAVGDEAYIVANDDYENYRSILVYSKPHENILQLTKEQAKQLNVENGSLVRVLSVQVKQVSSPEVVNKLKATEHFRMAVN from the coding sequence ATGATGATTATTCGCTACATCGAACCTAATGATGTTAATGACCTTTACCTGTTGGCGCAAAAAGCGGGTTTTGGTTTGACATCTTTGCAGCCCAATATGGAAAAACTTGCTGCTCGTATTGAGCGGGCTTGTAAAACTGTCGCAGGAGAATTATCAAAAGCAGATCAGGTCTATTTATTTGTTTTAGAAGATACTGAACTCAACAAAGTCGTTGGTGTTTGCGGTATTGAAGTCGCACTTGGTTTAAAAGAGCCTTGGTACAACTTTCATGTAGGAACCCAAGTTCATGCGTCAGAACCGTTAAGTGTTTATAACGCTTTACCTACTTTGTATTTGAGTAATGACCATACCAACTGTAGTGAGCTTTGTACTTTATTTTTAGACCCTGACTATCGCTTAAATAAAAATGGCAAGTTTTTATCTAAAGTTCGCTTCTTGTTTCTGTCAGCATTTCGCCAATATTTCGAAGAAACGATTGTTGCTGAAATGCGTGGATACTCTGATGCAAATGGACAATCACCATTTTGGAATGCGGTAGGTCATAAGTTTTTTAATATTGAATTTACCAAAGCCGATTATTTGAGTGGAGTCGGGCAAAAGGCTTTTATTGCTGAGCTAATGCCAAGACATCCACTCTATGTCGATATGTTACCTGACGATGCTAAAGCTGCGATTGGTATTGTTCATCCAAATACTCGACCAGCTTACAACCTCTTGCTTGAAGAGGGACTACGCTATAAAGGCTATGTCGATATTTTTGATGGTGGTGCGACGCTGCAAGCTGATATCGAAAATTTACGGGCAATTAAAGAGAGCCAGTCTGTAACGGTTCAAATCGAACAGCCTCAAAATATCGCTGTAGGTGATGAAGCTTACATTGTGGCTAATGATGACTATGAAAATTATCGCTCGATTCTTGTGTATAGCAAACCTCATGAGAACATATTGCAGTTAACGAAAGAACAAGCAAAACAATTGAATGTTGAAAATGGCTCTTTAGTTCGGGTGCTAAGTGTTCAAGTTAAACAAGTTTCGAGTCCTGAAGTGGTCAATAAACTCAAAGCGACTGAACATTTTCGAATGGCTGTTAATTAA
- a CDS encoding aspartate aminotransferase family protein, which produces MNNFAVSRSDFNEWMVPVFAPANFIPVRGEGSRIWDQENKEYIDFAGGIAVNALGHAHPVAVNALTEQATKLWHVGNGYTNEPVLRLAKQLTENTFADKVFFCNSGAEANEAALKLARKVGLDSGVAGKSGIVAFNNAFHGRTLFTVSAGGQPKYSQDFAPLPNGINHVAFNDLEAAKAVINEQTCAVIVEPIQGEGGVIPADIEFLKGLRALCDEFGALLIFDEVQTGVGRTGALYAYMNSGVIPDVLTTAKALGGGFPVGAMLTTDKFAPHFSVGTHGTTYGGNPLASAVAGAVFEFINTPEVLEGVKERHDYYKNALNQLNEKYEIFETIRGEGLLIGCALKDKFAGKAKDINNLAGEEGLLSLIAGPNVLRFTPSLIIPFADIDEGLKRFERALARFVEIQKDEQAA; this is translated from the coding sequence ATGAATAATTTTGCAGTTTCACGTAGTGACTTTAACGAGTGGATGGTTCCAGTTTTTGCACCGGCAAATTTCATTCCGGTACGTGGCGAAGGTTCACGTATTTGGGATCAAGAAAATAAAGAATATATTGATTTTGCAGGCGGGATTGCAGTAAACGCATTAGGTCATGCGCATCCAGTGGCAGTAAATGCTTTAACAGAACAAGCAACAAAACTTTGGCATGTAGGTAACGGTTATACCAATGAACCCGTTCTACGCCTTGCAAAACAACTCACCGAAAATACATTTGCAGACAAGGTTTTCTTCTGTAACTCAGGTGCAGAAGCGAACGAAGCTGCATTAAAACTGGCTCGTAAAGTTGGTTTAGATAGCGGCGTTGCTGGTAAAAGTGGCATTGTGGCATTTAATAATGCTTTCCATGGCCGTACCTTATTTACCGTTTCAGCGGGTGGTCAACCTAAATATTCACAAGACTTTGCACCACTTCCAAACGGAATTAACCATGTTGCCTTTAACGATTTAGAAGCTGCAAAAGCGGTGATTAATGAGCAAACATGTGCAGTCATTGTTGAACCGATCCAAGGTGAAGGCGGCGTTATTCCTGCTGACATCGAATTTTTAAAAGGTTTACGTGCACTGTGTGATGAGTTTGGTGCCTTACTTATTTTTGATGAAGTGCAAACTGGTGTAGGCCGTACAGGCGCACTTTATGCCTACATGAACTCTGGTGTTATTCCAGATGTGTTAACGACTGCAAAAGCATTAGGCGGTGGCTTCCCGGTGGGTGCAATGTTAACAACTGATAAATTTGCTCCGCATTTTTCAGTGGGTACACATGGTACAACTTACGGCGGTAATCCGTTAGCAAGTGCGGTTGCCGGTGCAGTATTTGAATTTATTAATACGCCTGAAGTGCTTGAAGGTGTGAAAGAACGTCATGATTACTATAAAAACGCTTTAAATCAATTAAATGAAAAATATGAAATCTTTGAAACGATTCGTGGTGAAGGGTTACTGATTGGTTGTGCCTTAAAAGACAAATTTGCTGGTAAAGCAAAAGATATTAATAACCTTGCAGGTGAAGAAGGTTTACTGAGTCTTATTGCAGGTCCAAATGTTCTACGTTTTACGCCGTCTTTAATTATTCCATTTGCTGATATTGATGAAGGCTTAAAACGCTTTGAACGTGCGCTTGCTCGCTTTGTGGAAATTCAAAAGGACGAACAAGCAGCATGA
- a CDS encoding Lrp/AsnC family transcriptional regulator: MDNIDQIILGLLKDNARMSVTELAEKVHVSRATIKKRMEYLESSGIITGYTVRFKPNAERNVIRAWMSIMVEGTKAQSVIKELRLESAVECLHKTNGKWDILVELRSDTLENFDKVLERIRNISGIYNSETSILLASHKT, from the coding sequence ATGGATAACATTGATCAAATTATTTTAGGTTTACTTAAAGATAACGCACGGATGTCTGTTACCGAGTTAGCCGAAAAAGTTCACGTTTCAAGAGCAACTATTAAAAAGAGAATGGAGTATTTAGAGTCTTCAGGCATCATTACCGGATATACAGTACGGTTTAAACCCAATGCTGAACGCAACGTTATTCGTGCATGGATGAGCATTATGGTTGAAGGGACCAAAGCTCAGTCTGTGATTAAAGAACTACGCCTAGAAAGTGCCGTTGAATGTTTGCATAAAACCAATGGCAAATGGGATATTTTGGTCGAGCTACGCTCTGATACCTTAGAAAACTTCGACAAAGTTTTAGAGAGAATCAGGAACATTTCAGGTATTTATAACAGTGAAACTAGCATTCTGCTTGCGAGTCATAAGACCTAA